The uncultured Trichococcus sp. DNA segment TTAAGATATGGTGAAGCCCTGTAGGATTGATGATTTTCTCTGTGAAACCGTAGAGGAATACCCCAAAGAGTCCGCTCTCACTGATGAGTTTGCCCATCATGATGATGACGTTGTTCACCAACGGCCATACGAAAGTCAAAGCGATACCTACCACTACCATGACAAGAGCTGTGACAATCGGTACGAATCTTTGACCGCTGAAGAAGGTCAGGGCTGCGTGAAGCTCAGTCTCACGGTACTTATTGTGCAGATACACAGCCATCAGTCCGGCGATGATACCACCAATAACATTGGTATTGTAAACAAAAATCCCTAGAACGTTTGTAAACAAAGAGTTTCGCAGAGTGGCATCAACTTGGCTCAGGCCACCTGTTTCCATCAGATACGCTACAGAAGTTGTGTCGACTGTATTTCCTTGGACCGAGAGAACGTAGCTCATACCAATCAGCATGGCTATGTATCCCACTGTTCCTGCGTAGACAGCCACACCTTTATCTCTCTTGACCATCCCTAATGGAATGGACATTGCAAAGAGTAGCGGCAACTGTCCAAATGGAAGTCCAGCAAGCTTTCTAATCAGACCCAGTACCGTCTGCAATCCCGTATTCCCTAGAAAGGGAAGGGTTGCGATGATATTTTGGTTCTGAAGGGCTGCTGCCAGCCCCAGGAAGATTGCCATGAAAGACAATAGACTGATCGGGAAAAGTAATGATTTACCAAAACTTTGAAAGTTTTTCTTAAAATTCGACATAATTACTCACTCCTTAATTTAATGTATTTTACTATTTAGCAACAATCATATTAAGAATTTCCTGAGGTTTTAGAGTGGCAATCTCCATGGGTTCTAACCTGTTTTCCATGGCATCAGCTCTATAAGTTTTCTCAGGAAGTTTTATGAACAACGTTTCTTCTGTGGGATTGAATATCCGAAGGAAAACTTCATTTCCAGCTTCGGTTAGCTTCACCGCTGAAACGACCGACTGTCCCATATCCAAGGTAAGATTCCCCTTATAAATCACAAGTTCCTCTCGTGCATTGAGATTGAATCTGTTGAATTCCTTTCTCTGGTATCCAATAATAGGGCTCAGATATTTCTTCGCTTCCTTGCCCAAATTCAATTCCGTCCTGTGGAAGGAGAAGGCGACATTGAAGGTAAATGGTTTACCCATAAGTTCATTGTCAGGCGTCTCTATCTCTATACCTGACGGTCTTCCTGGTCTGTTGACCAATTCCCTCTTCCCAAGATGGGAGAAGCTTCTAAAGAGAGTAAGATGGATTTCATCCCCTAGCACTTCGTATTCCTTCAGGCCATAGGTATAAAGTACGGCCTCAGCGTCTTCTTTCAGGCTCACATAGCTCTGACAGGTTTCTATGCTCACTGGCTTCTCCACCCATTTTTCCTTTTCCCATACGGAGAGTTCTTCTGCAAGAAAAACGAGTTTCTTCTGTTCGGACAGATATCCGTCCACCACTACATCGTCGGACAATACCCCTGTCTTCATGACCAATCTGTACCTGCTGTCTTTTGCTAGGTTCACATGATTGATTTCGGCATGGACCTTAGGATCATTGTCGAACATTTTGAAGGTTCCTGAGAATACTGCTTCAACATCATCCGGACCCTCTTCCCTTTGGGAAAGGTCAGAAGGAACAGCCATGGACCAAGTGAATTTCATTTCCTGAATGCCTTCTCCGGATTTCTTTTCCACCTGGATAATTCCTGATGTCGAGCTGTTTATGACTCTATCTTTCAGCGGTGGTGAATAGTCATAACTATCTCCCGCATCTCCGCTGTTTTCTATGGATAGGATGTTCTTGTGTAGTTTCCCCGTTACATAGTCTTCATAGTTTATGATGTTGTCTTCCACATAAAGTTTTCCCCAACGATTCTCAATGCTCTTGCCTTCAGCCGCTATCAATTCATCATGGATATGTTCCACTTCAAGGAATTTGAAGTATCTGACGCTAAGCCCTTCCATTTGATCCACATGAACCATTACCTTACTTCTGTACACTTTAATGTCAAGAAGTCTTGCAGCCACCTGCCTATCAATCAGTCCAGCATCTTCCTCGGCCTGAGAAAGCAAAGTGTAAGACACTTCTTTGTCTTCTTCATCCAGTAACTTGAACCCTTTGGTCCTTGTGATCATTTCCATCTCAATATATTCGTCCTGTCTTCCTTCAGGAAGGGGATTCACAATGACCAAGGTGTTGTTGTTCATTCTGTCTGCCATGGTCAATAGTCTCAAATGAAGCTCTATTTGCGTATCAATCATTTCCTTGGCACAGAGTAACCTTTGCTTTATATCCTGATTGACTTTGTCCGAGTTGCATCCTCCGATACTGTCATGGGCATGGGCCCCAAAGAGAAGCTTCAAGATGGCTTCTACGACGCCATGAGGATAAGATATGCCTGCATCTTTTCCTATGACCGCAAGAGGTTCAAGTACATTATAGAGATTGTACTCTATTTCTGAGTTCAGAAGCTTGATGTCCATCCTGGTGGAACCGATGGTCCTATGTATTCTGGCGTGTCTACTATGGGCGAGTTCCCCTTTGACCACCTCTAGGCTATCCTTGTCCAGCGAATCCACATAGCTTTCAAAATCTGATATGGAAATACTGTCCTCGGGATAAATTTCCCTCATATTTTCCATGACTGCTTCGATGTTGGACTGGATAGGCATCTGGTCATGGCCGTTCATGATGAGTCTGGCATCTCCTGCAGAGTACTTATCCAGGACCGGCATGATTTTATTCATTCTATCTTTAAGTTCATCTATGTTCTCTTCCAGATATTTGGCTCCCTGATAGCCTGTAGCAAGATTCACTCCTACTATTCTAGTGCCATCGATACCCTCCCAAAGGAAGTCTGATTTTTCAGCTTTCAGCTCACTGAAACCTCTCCAGAAGAAGGTTGATCCGACACCAAACTGATTGTATATCTGAGGCATCTGGCTGGCGTGGCCGAAGGTATCCGGAGCATAGCCGACCTTCATAGGCTCGCCGAACTCTGAGGCCCTTTTTATGCCATAGTAGAGGTTCCTGTAGATGGACTCGCCATGAACCAGAAGAAGATCTGTCTGAGTATACCAAGGACCAACTCTAAGACTCCCATTACCCACTAGGCTTCGCAGTCGTTCTTCTGCTTTCGGTTCCAGTTCCAGGTAATCATCTATCATAACGCTTTGTCCATCTAGGATATATATGGCATCTGGATGCTTCTCCAGATATGACATGACTTCTTCCATATGGTTTCTTAGGAGCACCTTAGTTTCGTCTTTAGTGAAGTACCATTCCCGGTCCCAATGGGTATGCATGATTATCTTTATATCTCTTTTCATATTTACCTCCAAGTAAACTTTTTTTGTTTATAGGCTTATTATAGCGGTTACATTTCTGCATAGGTTCCAACATGTTGGATAATTATCCAAAGTGATTTATATTAAAATATACAAAAAAATCCTCCTAAGCTTTGAATATTGGTTGGCAAACCAATTATATTCCAGTACTTAGTGAGGATCTTTTACACAACAGCTATCAGCTTTTCAGAACTAATTCCTTATGTTGTTTTATTCATCCTTATATTTTTCTTTAAGATGGTCGATGACTTCATTGACCATCAGGATCATATGAAGCTGCTGTTCCCTTGATATACCTTTCATCTTATCCACTGGCACATCATGGAGGAAGCAAACAGAGCTGGTTCTCATGAGGGATGAATCCTTCTTGGTTATGCTTACTACCTTCATTCCTATCCTTACTGCATCTTTTGCTACCTGAATGCATCTTTGTGTTTCCCCAGAACTGGATAAAATGATCAGTGTATAGTCCTGAAACTTCCTCAGCATCTGCATCTCTTCTACCAGCATGGCTGGAATACCAAGATACAGAAGCTGCCTCTGGAGATAGAGGGCAGAAATGTGAGAACTCCCTAGCCCAAAGAGCATGACTTTCCTTCTGCCCTGGTAGAGTGCATCTGCTAACTTCACTCCACTATCGAAATCAATTTTCCCCAATATATACTCTGTTTTTGAGCTATGACGTTCAACGGGTGAATTCATGCTGGAAAGATCGTCCATGATGGCATACTTCAGTTCACTGAATCCTTTGAATCCCAATAGTTTACAGGCTCGATTCAGCGTTGCTTGGGAGGTGAAGCTTTCTTCGGAAACCTTAACAGCCGTGTAATTCGGGATACTTTTAAAGTTTATTTCCAGATAATCCAAGACAGCGGCCTCACTTTTACTTACTTGACGCTCGAAGTTTCTCTCTTTTAATTGATGTATCACTCTGTATTTCACGTTATCCTCCTCCTGAAATATGCACGGGTTTGAGCTTTAGTATTCTCGCATTTTTTCTATAATCTATGCTGAAGAATTTTCAAAACCTATCGGGGTAACATTTTCCGTACTTATTATATTGGATTTTGCCTATATAGGTTTGATTGTGCAGGATGTCTTTCAATGCAATAGTACTGAAAGGATTCCTTTTTTGTCTTATGCCCTGCTCGGTTTAAGTTCTTCGCGACACCGCACTGGTTTTGCGATGTTCCCCCCTGTATTCCTTACATCTATTTTACCCCAAAATCGAAAAGCATCGTCAAAATAGTGTCCGGTAATTATTCAGTAGGCATTACACTGTTTGTACTTTTAATCCTTTCACTTCATTTTTGTACTGCCTCCAGAAATCACTTCGAGTGTTTCGGATGCTATTTCTAAGCGATCTTCTTGTTTGAATCGTTGGAGAATTTCTGAGAATATTTTGTCTTTAACGCCGCGACGTTCTCGATAATCGACTACATACCGAAGATTCATTTGCACCCAGTTATCGTTAAAGGAAAGAAAAACTTGATTTTCCAAAGAAGCATTTTCTAATTTATAATGTTTTTTCATGTTTTCCCAAGCTAGGGTAGCTTGTTGATTATATTGTCCCGTATGCTTTTCCGCTACCTCTAACAAAATAATTTTGGCTAACTGTATATCACTTTCAAAGCGCAAAGGAATCCTTATTTCATCCCATAGAAATTTAAAATTAGCAGTATAGTTGTACACAGGCGAGCTAAAGATATAACTGTTCGCAACTCGAACGACTCTGCCTGTATACTGATCACCATCTACCCATTCTCCAATTTCCATCAACGTGGTTCGCAGC contains these protein-coding regions:
- a CDS encoding mechanosensitive ion channel family protein, with protein sequence MEFIRSFIESYPLLVNVVWFLLFFIIFYVLRRFLLNRLYGRLKNSGHWYVARKIARWLNNFILFIIFMYIFGRNVTGFTTAIGLAGAGVTYALREVIVSIAGWFAILFGDFFETGDRVLLGGIKGDVVDIGVLRTTLMEIGEWVDGDQYTGRVVRVANSYIFSSPVYNYTANFKFLWDEIRIPLRFESDIQLAKIILLEVAEKHTGQYNQQATLAWENMKKHYKLENASLENQVFLSFNDNWVQMNLRYVVDYRERRGVKDKIFSEILQRFKQEDRLEIASETLEVISGGSTKMK
- a CDS encoding SIS domain-containing protein, whose product is MKYRVIHQLKERNFERQVSKSEAAVLDYLEINFKSIPNYTAVKVSEESFTSQATLNRACKLLGFKGFSELKYAIMDDLSSMNSPVERHSSKTEYILGKIDFDSGVKLADALYQGRRKVMLFGLGSSHISALYLQRQLLYLGIPAMLVEEMQMLRKFQDYTLIILSSSGETQRCIQVAKDAVRIGMKVVSITKKDSSLMRTSSVCFLHDVPVDKMKGISREQQLHMILMVNEVIDHLKEKYKDE